One Niallia circulans DNA segment encodes these proteins:
- a CDS encoding amino acid ABC transporter permease has translation MGEFFKWEYVITLFPKVLSALPTTLLIVLFATLIGAAIGLLIAYLRIEKVPVLSQLCIVYVSFVRGTPILVQMFIVFYGLPSLLGSIGIDLSQWEKIYFIYITYGLNAAAFFSEIFRSSLLSVPASQYEAAASIGLTKGQTYRRVLIPQASKIAMPSLGTSIINLLQDTSLAFSLGILDVMGKVQTLGALYYRVMEGYFIAAVIFIVLSIGLEQLFGLIEKKYRYPKRSKKSIRTPILPNGKKLLLLPNGKNKVN, from the coding sequence ATGGGAGAGTTTTTTAAATGGGAATACGTTATTACCCTTTTCCCAAAAGTGTTGAGTGCCCTTCCTACGACCCTTTTGATCGTATTATTCGCAACCTTAATTGGAGCTGCTATAGGTTTACTGATTGCTTATCTCCGGATAGAAAAGGTGCCTGTATTAAGCCAATTATGTATTGTATATGTTTCCTTTGTAAGAGGAACACCAATACTTGTTCAAATGTTCATCGTTTTTTATGGTCTTCCCAGTTTGCTCGGTTCTATTGGGATTGACCTATCACAGTGGGAAAAAATCTACTTCATCTATATAACCTATGGCTTGAATGCAGCTGCATTCTTTTCTGAAATTTTCCGATCTTCCCTATTGAGTGTTCCTGCATCACAGTATGAAGCAGCAGCCTCAATAGGGCTAACGAAAGGGCAGACTTATCGAAGAGTGCTGATACCCCAAGCAAGTAAGATAGCGATGCCGAGCCTTGGAACGTCTATTATCAACCTGCTGCAAGACACGTCTCTTGCCTTTTCTTTAGGAATATTAGATGTAATGGGCAAGGTTCAGACTTTAGGGGCTTTATACTATCGAGTCATGGAAGGCTATTTCATTGCCGCTGTTATCTTTATCGTGTTGAGCATTGGCTTAGAGCAGTTGTTTGGTTTGATCGAAAAGAAATATCGGTACCCGAAAAGAAGCAAAAAAAGCATTAGAACACCAATTTTACCAAATGGTAAGAAGCTGCTGCTGTTGCCAAATGGAAAAAACAAAGTAAATTAA
- a CDS encoding transporter substrate-binding domain-containing protein, with protein MRILPKYKTWKIIGITAALGLVLAGCGKGENTESASVGNNDSDAKEIIVGTGNAYQPFVYLDENGKLTGYEKAVLDAVDEKLPQYKFKYESYEFKNILPALDANKVDLAAHQYEINDERQAKYLYGKVGYTDYTSYIVVDANSKNNFQSLDDLAGKTVYTSTGSNHAYILEQYNKEHDKKINIVYGSGSNEVLVKDLQTGTIDATLLTKFDVNKLNEQFKADLKTLGEPAYVSKTYYLYSKDDTKLQEDIDGALEELIDEGKLSEISEEILGADYTK; from the coding sequence ATGAGAATACTGCCGAAATATAAGACTTGGAAGATTATTGGAATAACTGCTGCGCTTGGATTAGTACTAGCAGGCTGCGGAAAAGGTGAAAACACAGAAAGTGCCAGTGTTGGGAACAATGATTCTGATGCAAAAGAAATTATCGTCGGAACTGGAAATGCCTATCAGCCGTTTGTCTATTTAGATGAAAACGGAAAACTGACAGGCTATGAAAAAGCAGTTCTTGATGCAGTTGATGAAAAGCTGCCACAATATAAATTTAAATATGAGTCATATGAATTTAAAAATATATTACCAGCACTTGATGCGAATAAAGTTGATTTGGCAGCACATCAGTATGAAATCAATGATGAAAGACAGGCCAAATATTTGTATGGGAAAGTAGGCTATACAGATTATACAAGCTATATTGTTGTTGATGCAAATTCAAAAAACAACTTCCAGTCATTAGATGATTTGGCAGGAAAGACAGTTTACACATCAACTGGAAGCAATCATGCCTATATATTGGAACAATACAACAAAGAGCATGATAAGAAGATTAATATTGTATACGGCAGCGGATCAAATGAAGTACTTGTCAAGGATCTTCAGACAGGCACAATAGATGCAACATTGCTGACTAAGTTCGATGTAAACAAATTAAATGAGCAATTTAAAGCAGATTTAAAAACATTAGGAGAGCCTGCCTATGTTTCTAAAACATATTATCTTTACAGCAAAGATGATACAAAGCTTCAGGAAGATATAGACGGCGCCCTTGAAGAATTAATTGATGAAGGAAAGCTTTCCGAAATATCTGAAGAGATTCTTGGAGCAGATTATACGAAATAA
- a CDS encoding amino acid ABC transporter permease, with protein sequence MDFDFPFMFKAFTAALHYLPTTLLLGFVPLLLGSVIGLVIALVRFYKIPVLSTFFKWFVTVFKAIPVILILLVTYIISSDMLEQLAKSMSWDISFKNIDRRWVAIFALTLYATSGLSEIFRGALSAIPKGQFDAAYSVGLSRVQVIKRVVIPQVFPIAFPMINSTLISLIKASSLVSMVSVVDILNGALIEANVNYRFLEAYVAVSLIYWPMCAALEGISSGYERYFSRSKRRSFA encoded by the coding sequence ATGGACTTCGATTTCCCATTTATGTTTAAGGCATTTACAGCTGCATTGCATTATCTGCCAACAACGCTGCTGTTAGGGTTCGTGCCGCTCCTGCTAGGATCTGTTATTGGTCTTGTTATTGCACTTGTACGATTTTATAAAATTCCTGTCCTTTCCACATTTTTCAAATGGTTTGTGACTGTTTTTAAAGCAATTCCCGTCATTCTTATCTTATTGGTTACGTATATTATCAGTTCAGACATGCTGGAACAGCTGGCAAAGTCCATGTCCTGGGACATAAGCTTTAAGAATATTGATAGGAGATGGGTTGCGATTTTTGCCTTGACCTTATACGCAACAAGCGGTCTGTCAGAGATATTCAGAGGGGCGCTTTCAGCCATTCCGAAGGGTCAGTTCGATGCTGCCTATTCGGTAGGATTATCAAGAGTGCAGGTCATCAAGAGAGTAGTGATTCCACAAGTATTTCCTATCGCCTTTCCGATGATTAACAGCACATTAATTTCTCTTATTAAGGCTTCTTCATTAGTTTCCATGGTTTCGGTTGTGGATATATTAAACGGTGCTCTGATTGAGGCAAATGTTAACTACCGTTTCCTTGAAGCGTATGTGGCTGTATCGTTAATCTACTGGCCTATGTGTGCAGCACTGGAAGGGATATCATCCGGCTATGAGCGTTATTTCAGCCGCAGCAAAAGGAGAAGCTTCGCATGA
- a CDS encoding amino acid ABC transporter ATP-binding protein, with amino-acid sequence MITIKNISKRFGKNEIIKGVDLEIKKGEVVVILGPSGSGKTTFLRCLNFLERADDGELTISDKKVHFKKATSKDILEIRRKTAMVFQQYDLFLHRTAIENIMEGLVIARKVSKAAAYNKALELLEKVGLKGKEDSYPHQLSGGQQQRVGIARALALNPEVILFDEPTSALDPELVGETLEVIKKVAEEGVTMVIVTHEMSFAYDIADRIVFMEDGVIVEQGTPKEVFEQTKEERTKQFLARFAYER; translated from the coding sequence ATGATTACAATTAAAAATATCTCCAAACGGTTCGGTAAAAATGAAATTATTAAAGGCGTTGACTTGGAAATTAAAAAAGGTGAGGTTGTTGTCATTTTAGGTCCAAGTGGTTCAGGAAAAACGACTTTTTTAAGATGCTTAAACTTTCTTGAACGGGCAGATGACGGTGAGCTAACAATTAGTGATAAAAAAGTCCACTTCAAAAAGGCGACCTCCAAGGATATCCTGGAAATTCGCCGAAAAACTGCAATGGTCTTTCAGCAATATGACCTTTTTCTTCATAGGACAGCAATCGAAAACATTATGGAGGGTCTAGTCATCGCAAGAAAGGTGTCAAAGGCGGCAGCATATAATAAGGCATTAGAGCTGTTGGAGAAGGTTGGTTTAAAGGGGAAGGAAGACTCCTATCCACACCAGCTTTCCGGCGGCCAGCAGCAGCGTGTCGGCATTGCAAGAGCATTGGCACTTAATCCAGAGGTTATCTTGTTTGATGAGCCTACTTCGGCCCTTGATCCTGAACTTGTTGGAGAAACATTAGAGGTAATTAAAAAGGTTGCTGAAGAAGGAGTAACGATGGTTATCGTTACACATGAAATGAGCTTTGCTTATGATATCGCTGATAGAATCGTCTTTATGGAGGACGGTGTCATCGTCGAACAAGGTACTCCAAAAGAAGTGTTCGA